The proteins below come from a single Thalassotalea ponticola genomic window:
- a CDS encoding pilus assembly protein PilP, which produces MRITKPLLAVLPIFMLTACFDDKTDLQEHIAKIKASTPNRIEPMPTITEFNHFDYSAFALRSPFVAPKPEAIQEKMQQMSDCLHPDPRRRKQPLEKFALESLNMRGTLGEEGIIWALIEAGDSTLHRVSIGSYLGLYNGRITNVSDEEIIIAELIPDGAGCWVERETTVSMVDSNQEGQGN; this is translated from the coding sequence ATTTATGTTGACGGCGTGTTTTGATGACAAGACCGATTTGCAAGAGCATATTGCTAAAATTAAAGCCTCTACGCCAAATCGCATCGAACCCATGCCGACGATTACAGAATTTAATCACTTTGATTATTCGGCATTTGCGTTGCGCAGTCCTTTTGTAGCGCCAAAACCTGAAGCAATACAGGAAAAAATGCAACAAATGTCCGATTGTCTACACCCCGATCCTCGTCGCCGCAAGCAACCATTGGAAAAATTTGCGTTGGAAAGCTTGAACATGCGTGGCACACTAGGTGAAGAGGGAATCATTTGGGCGTTGATTGAAGCGGGTGATTCAACCTTGCATAGGGTTTCAATTGGTAGTTACTTAGGCTTGTACAACGGTCGTATTACTAACGTTAGTGATGAAGAAATTATCATTGCAGAATTAATTCCCGATGGCGCAGGCTGTTGGGTAGAACGAGAAACAACCGTTTCCATGGTAGACTCGAATCAAGAGGGGCAAGGGAATTAA